The following proteins are encoded in a genomic region of Haloarcula marina:
- a CDS encoding universal stress protein: MTRRILIPVDSSPQAMEAVRHASDVHAGDDLVLLHVIEYSESITDPERGGRKQAEGWYAKARAEAEDLFDRLTEAMDHDGEVTTAIADGSPEGEIIDYLSDHDVDQVVIGSHGRTGATRILIGSVSESVARRSRVPVTIVH; this comes from the coding sequence ATGACACGACGGATACTGATACCGGTCGACAGTTCGCCGCAGGCGATGGAGGCCGTCCGCCACGCGAGCGACGTTCACGCGGGCGACGACCTCGTCTTGCTGCACGTCATCGAGTACAGCGAGTCCATCACCGACCCCGAGCGCGGCGGTCGGAAACAGGCCGAGGGCTGGTACGCGAAAGCCCGTGCGGAGGCCGAGGACCTCTTCGACAGGCTCACCGAAGCGATGGACCACGACGGCGAGGTCACCACCGCAATCGCCGACGGCTCGCCGGAGGGCGAGATAATCGACTACCTCAGCGATCACGACGTCGACCAGGTCGTCATCGGAAGCCACGGGCGCACCGGGGCGACCCGCATCCTCATCGGGAGCGTCTCCGAGTCGGTCGCGCGCCGCTCGCGGGTCCCGGTCACTATCGTGCACTGA
- a CDS encoding SDR family NAD(P)-dependent oxidoreductase, translating into MSDRFEGRSVLVTGAASGNGRAIARKFAEEGAAVTVSDIREEPRMGGDPTHVVIEEMGGDVQFVKCDVSKPDDLHAAVDAHVAEFGALDVMVNNAGIDRQMPILEAGPDDYELLMDINLRGVYFGCQAAIDAMVEQEHGGAIVNMSSIAGIGAVDNSSLYCTSKGGVTNLTRQLALEHGENNIRVNAINPGVIETAMTLEDGDTIDGLLEETPLGRAGQPEEVADGVLFLASDDASFITGHNLVMDGGFTV; encoded by the coding sequence ATGTCAGATCGGTTCGAAGGACGGTCAGTCCTCGTCACGGGTGCCGCCTCGGGGAACGGGCGCGCAATCGCGCGGAAATTCGCCGAAGAAGGCGCCGCCGTCACGGTCAGCGACATTCGAGAGGAACCGCGGATGGGCGGCGACCCGACGCACGTCGTCATCGAGGAGATGGGTGGCGACGTCCAGTTCGTCAAGTGCGACGTCAGCAAGCCAGACGACCTCCACGCCGCCGTCGATGCCCACGTCGCGGAGTTCGGCGCACTCGACGTGATGGTGAACAACGCCGGAATCGACCGACAGATGCCGATTCTGGAGGCCGGGCCCGACGACTACGAGCTGCTCATGGACATCAACCTTCGCGGCGTCTACTTCGGCTGTCAGGCGGCAATCGACGCGATGGTCGAACAGGAACACGGCGGTGCAATCGTCAACATGTCGTCTATCGCTGGCATCGGTGCGGTCGATAACTCTTCGCTCTACTGCACCTCGAAAGGGGGCGTCACGAATCTCACCAGACAACTCGCACTGGAACACGGCGAGAACAACATCCGTGTCAACGCCATCAATCCGGGCGTCATCGAGACGGCGATGACGCTCGAAGACGGCGACACAATCGATGGACTGCTCGAAGAGACGCCGCTCGGTCGGGCCGGACAACCGGAGGAAGTCGCCGACGGCGTCCTGTTCCTCGCCAGCGACGACGCGTCGTTCATCACGGGTCACAACCTCGTGATGGACGGTGGCTTCACGGTTTGA
- a CDS encoding sugar ABC transporter ATP-binding protein: METDQTDPSADGDYSFRVEGISKSFRHVQALADVSLAVDHGEVIGLVGENGAGKSTLLNILTGVLQADEGQLFVDGEPVSFTNPREAANYGVSLVHQEQDVITTLRGYENLYLGREQERLGVLEKNRMREEAQAFVDELGINIDVDERVSNYTFNERQMLEIAKAFHVSQKSENPVILLDEPTAGLEESGREILFDLVNDLRDRATFVFVSHELDEVLEISDRIYVLKDGERVDVTDVADATTDSLQRSMVGRETADEYYRVPDQRREASLGETAMDVDAVEHEETVGPVSFSVREGEIFGIVGVEGSGKQRLGRLLAGDLELTSGSMAVQGTTLENPSVSDMVDAGVGYIPKDRKSEGLLLYQSVLVNTSLAMVRDMNGRLPLLDLDAEQEAAIDAIEELAIKTPGPNALVHGLSGGNQQKVVIARWLAQETPVLVMDNVTRGIDVGAKEEVYRLCRELTDSGVSIVFIGDELPEVIGMSNRIAVMAKGEFVGEPFDASPGNKPTEEDLIQEMI; encoded by the coding sequence ATGGAAACCGACCAGACCGACCCATCAGCCGACGGCGACTACAGCTTCCGAGTGGAGGGTATCTCGAAATCCTTCCGGCACGTCCAGGCACTCGCGGACGTCTCACTCGCCGTCGACCACGGTGAAGTCATCGGATTGGTCGGGGAGAACGGAGCCGGGAAGAGCACGCTACTGAACATCCTGACGGGCGTGCTGCAGGCCGACGAGGGGCAACTCTTCGTCGACGGCGAACCGGTCTCCTTCACCAATCCGCGCGAAGCGGCGAACTACGGTGTCTCTCTCGTCCACCAGGAGCAAGACGTCATCACGACCCTCCGTGGGTACGAGAACCTCTATCTCGGACGGGAGCAAGAGCGCCTCGGTGTCCTCGAGAAAAACCGAATGCGCGAGGAGGCCCAAGCGTTCGTCGACGAACTCGGCATCAACATCGATGTCGACGAGCGGGTCAGCAACTACACGTTCAACGAGCGCCAGATGCTCGAAATCGCGAAGGCGTTCCACGTCTCCCAGAAATCGGAGAATCCGGTCATCCTCTTAGACGAGCCGACGGCCGGACTCGAAGAGAGCGGCCGGGAGATACTGTTCGACCTCGTCAACGACCTCCGGGACCGTGCGACCTTCGTCTTCGTCTCGCACGAACTCGACGAAGTGCTCGAAATATCCGACCGCATCTACGTTCTCAAGGACGGCGAGCGGGTGGACGTCACCGACGTGGCCGATGCGACGACCGACTCCCTGCAACGGTCGATGGTCGGCCGGGAGACGGCGGACGAGTACTACCGCGTCCCCGACCAGCGCCGCGAGGCGAGCCTCGGCGAGACGGCGATGGACGTCGACGCAGTCGAACACGAGGAGACGGTCGGTCCGGTTTCCTTCTCTGTCCGCGAGGGAGAGATATTCGGTATCGTCGGCGTCGAGGGGTCCGGGAAGCAGCGTCTCGGTCGCCTGCTCGCGGGCGATTTGGAACTGACCAGCGGTTCGATGGCCGTCCAGGGAACGACCCTCGAGAACCCGTCGGTCTCAGACATGGTCGACGCTGGCGTCGGGTACATCCCGAAAGACCGGAAATCCGAGGGACTGTTGCTGTATCAGTCGGTCCTGGTGAACACCTCCCTGGCGATGGTCAGGGACATGAACGGTCGGCTGCCGCTGCTCGACCTCGACGCCGAGCAGGAGGCGGCCATCGATGCCATCGAGGAACTCGCTATCAAGACTCCGGGACCGAACGCACTGGTCCACGGACTCAGTGGCGGGAACCAGCAGAAGGTCGTCATCGCGCGATGGTTGGCCCAGGAGACGCCGGTTCTGGTGATGGACAACGTCACCCGGGGAATCGACGTCGGGGCCAAAGAAGAGGTTTACCGCCTGTGCCGCGAACTGACCGACTCGGGCGTCTCGATCGTCTTCATCGGCGACGAACTCCCCGAAGTCATCGGTATGTCGAACCGTATCGCCGTGATGGCGAAAGGCGAATTCGTCGGCGAGCCGTTCGATGCGTCGCCCGGTAACAAACCAACCGAAGAAGACCTAATTCAGGAGATGATCTAA
- a CDS encoding metal-sulfur cluster assembly factor, protein MSAETADHVLPTTEFQSELKADVKATLEEVLDPCSCMSDHPVSIVDLGLVDEIEWDESTGTVTVHLLLTSQRCTYFLDIDDEICARVGELADVSEVEVHQVTSGEIWTADRMAEDERRARRERFERRIEEAGITPYAERSE, encoded by the coding sequence ATGAGCGCCGAGACAGCCGACCACGTCCTCCCGACGACCGAGTTCCAGAGCGAGCTCAAAGCCGACGTGAAGGCCACGCTGGAGGAGGTGCTCGACCCGTGCAGTTGCATGAGCGACCACCCGGTCAGCATCGTCGACCTCGGTCTCGTCGACGAGATAGAGTGGGACGAGTCGACCGGGACGGTCACGGTCCACCTCCTGTTGACCTCGCAGCGGTGTACGTACTTCCTCGACATCGACGACGAAATCTGTGCGCGCGTCGGCGAGCTAGCCGACGTCTCCGAGGTCGAGGTCCACCAAGTGACCAGCGGGGAGATATGGACGGCCGACCGGATGGCCGAAGACGAGCGCCGCGCCCGGCGCGAGCGGTTCGAACGCCGCATCGAGGAAGCGGGTATCACACCGTACGCCGAACGCTCGGAGTAA
- a CDS encoding sugar ABC transporter substrate-binding protein encodes MNRLAAAGSVGLLGSLAGCGGSSDGGSDGSSGSDGGTSSDGSSDGSSDGSSDGGSGSLTSMASIANRQNSYWLSWEKGYLEAAEAFGYDTNVQTNNGEVQTQQQQFDTAVSNNSDFIVGQTYTNAAAITLAETLASSGTPGVLAVTIADWFVPQDAGDEYVTFFTPHFVNHAYSAAKMLFEAMGGSGTFVHIEGNRGTAPNIGRNKGVDLAMEEYPDIEMAGNRQPGNWIRSDARQVMNDKVSQFGDDIDGFFGQNDAVALGGLTILEENDIDVPVVGIDASEPGLAAVDDGRMTGTVSGMGPWQAGWSVAKCHDYINGHTLTPAEKMMSFNAPVCVKDPSQWSDVIDRLPVVDAAEYNTAIFDGETPYDWKKMSVVEAGEDAWDPQIDLSPMNLDDMKTVLDWKEGDKPDGYSLPDAYTDDATQEEITTLYEDQFTSNPLK; translated from the coding sequence ATGAATCGGCTCGCCGCCGCCGGTAGCGTGGGCCTCCTCGGCTCGCTCGCCGGTTGTGGTGGCAGTTCGGACGGCGGTTCCGATGGGTCCTCGGGTTCCGATGGGGGCACCAGCAGCGACGGTAGCAGTGACGGCAGCAGTGATGGTTCCAGTGACGGTGGGAGTGGCTCGCTGACTTCGATGGCCTCGATCGCCAACCGCCAGAACTCGTACTGGCTCAGCTGGGAGAAAGGCTACCTAGAGGCTGCAGAGGCCTTCGGATACGACACGAACGTCCAGACGAACAACGGTGAGGTCCAGACACAGCAACAGCAGTTCGACACGGCGGTGTCGAACAACTCGGACTTCATCGTCGGCCAGACGTACACCAACGCCGCCGCAATCACGCTCGCGGAGACGCTGGCGAGCAGCGGCACGCCGGGTGTCCTCGCGGTCACCATCGCCGACTGGTTCGTCCCGCAGGACGCCGGTGACGAGTACGTGACGTTCTTCACGCCGCACTTCGTCAACCACGCCTACAGCGCGGCGAAGATGCTGTTCGAGGCGATGGGCGGCAGCGGGACGTTCGTCCACATCGAGGGCAACCGCGGTACCGCACCCAACATCGGCCGGAACAAGGGCGTCGACCTCGCGATGGAGGAGTACCCGGACATCGAAATGGCTGGCAATCGACAGCCCGGGAACTGGATTCGCTCGGACGCTCGGCAGGTCATGAACGACAAGGTGTCCCAGTTCGGCGACGATATCGACGGCTTCTTCGGCCAGAACGACGCCGTCGCACTCGGCGGCCTCACGATTCTGGAGGAGAACGACATCGACGTGCCCGTCGTCGGCATCGACGCCAGCGAACCCGGCCTCGCGGCCGTCGACGACGGCCGCATGACCGGGACCGTCTCGGGCATGGGGCCGTGGCAGGCTGGCTGGTCCGTGGCGAAGTGCCACGACTACATCAACGGCCACACGCTCACCCCCGCCGAGAAGATGATGTCGTTCAACGCCCCGGTCTGTGTGAAAGACCCGAGCCAGTGGAGCGACGTCATCGACCGGCTTCCGGTCGTCGACGCGGCCGAGTACAACACGGCAATCTTCGACGGCGAAACCCCGTACGACTGGAAGAAGATGTCCGTGGTCGAGGCTGGCGAGGACGCGTGGGACCCCCAAATCGACCTGTCCCCGATGAACCTCGACGACATGAAGACGGTCCTCGACTGGAAAGAGGGCGACAAACCGGACGGCTACAGCCTTCCGGACGCCTACACGGACGACGCGACGCAGGAAGAGATCACGACGCTCTACGAGGACCAATTTACTAGTAACCCGCTCAAATAA
- a CDS encoding amidohydrolase family protein, which produces MLENGELVVDAVSHCFNHAEDNHLHPHSQRWDDETYELGEQLMPEEYVFPEEIFYRNHQPEELERLLFLESQIDYSVYHSLPLDDYFKDGYVSREKGFELRERNPNRVGMIVDINPLEDDAVEQVEYYAKKKDVDGIKLYPARYQNGRDLSLRLNEDTVRPVLEKAADLDVGTVGIHKFIPFATAPVKYFRIDDVEEAALAFPELNFEVIHAGFSFLEETVFAMASHDNVYANIENTAHMACSRPEKFARSLGEMLYWAGPDRIVFSSGATALHPQPPIDAIWDFEMPEDLRSGEDYPEVTQEDKEKILGKNKLRLMGKDPEQVKKDIEGDKWDQKIQELKERGEYPAPPWSTYEDPSEEPSKERVRYV; this is translated from the coding sequence ATGTTAGAGAATGGCGAACTGGTTGTAGATGCAGTGTCACACTGTTTCAACCACGCCGAAGACAACCACCTGCACCCGCACTCACAGCGGTGGGACGACGAGACGTACGAACTCGGCGAACAACTCATGCCCGAGGAGTACGTGTTTCCGGAGGAGATATTCTATCGGAACCACCAACCCGAGGAACTCGAACGCCTGCTCTTCTTAGAGAGCCAAATCGACTACTCGGTGTACCACTCGCTCCCGCTGGACGACTACTTCAAAGACGGCTACGTCTCCCGCGAGAAGGGATTCGAACTGCGCGAGCGCAACCCCAACCGGGTCGGGATGATAGTCGACATCAACCCGCTCGAAGACGACGCCGTCGAACAGGTCGAGTACTACGCGAAGAAGAAGGACGTCGACGGCATCAAGTTGTATCCGGCACGCTACCAGAACGGCCGGGACCTCTCGCTCCGATTGAACGAGGACACGGTCCGCCCGGTCTTAGAGAAGGCCGCCGACCTCGACGTCGGGACCGTCGGCATCCACAAGTTCATCCCGTTCGCGACGGCACCGGTGAAGTACTTCCGCATCGACGACGTCGAGGAGGCCGCACTGGCGTTCCCCGAACTCAACTTCGAGGTCATCCACGCCGGATTCTCGTTCCTGGAGGAGACGGTGTTCGCGATGGCGAGTCACGACAACGTCTACGCCAACATCGAGAACACGGCCCACATGGCCTGCAGTCGCCCCGAGAAGTTCGCCCGCAGCCTCGGCGAGATGCTGTACTGGGCCGGTCCCGACCGCATCGTCTTCTCCAGTGGCGCGACCGCGCTGCACCCACAGCCACCCATCGACGCCATCTGGGACTTCGAGATGCCCGAGGACCTCCGGTCCGGCGAGGACTACCCCGAGGTCACCCAGGAAGACAAGGAGAAGATTCTCGGGAAGAACAAGCTCCGCCTGATGGGCAAAGACCCCGAACAGGTGAAGAAAGACATCGAGGGCGACAAGTGGGACCAGAAGATTCAGGAACTGAAAGAACGCGGCGAGTACCCGGCCCCGCCGTGGTCGACCTACGAGGACCCGAGCGAAGAGCCCTCGAAGGAACGAGTGAGGTACGTATGA
- a CDS encoding methyl-accepting chemotaxis protein, translating to MGGDKQISGSQSPVGTAGSDDAGGVAAELDELRAVMDACANGDFTRRFETESDDEDIAALAASFNDVMDEVEQQVGQVNGLAAVLTDASEEVATGARAVRDASDTASRRTEDIAVNTSEQKQRLDTIAVEMESLSASIEEVSASSATVAETAAETLRRGEEGHSAAKDALEEVDEILETTDSTAEKMSELERKVLQIGEIVDLISEIADQTNMLALNAKIEAARAGEAGAGFAVVANNVQELANETISAADQIAAVVEEVQAQTDEAVGDMTQMQANVETGVETIETALEALTDITAHIEDTNHGIQEINEAAEQQAEAAQRIFASVDDVAALSKAVNDQGEDVADSVRNQADAAAEITDSSLRLTQYVDMLDSAVDGYETDEAISARAKDSALDEARVRRANSSSGESDHSEATSMGTVADLDNSYWLSWAKGYRNAADALGYRTNVAANDGDVDTQRQQFEDAIQNGVDAIVGQTYTNESSVEFTERCVEAGVPTVLAVTIADWYTPHDAGDEYVQYLAPHFVNHAYTAAKVLFEEMGGEGRFVHIEGNPGTAVNAGRNSGVERALREYPGIELVGERRAGNFVKHVATDVMGELVHRHGTEIDGFFAQNLSIAEGGLSVLKENGLDVPIATIDASEQGLARVLNGEITATVSGMAPWQAAWSLAKVHDYRNGHTLEPAERMMTFNAPLCVKDPDRWRGIVDRIPVVDAETYKREVFDAEMPYDWRKMSVVESGEGWDPQIEMQPIRQSDLTDLLGWDRSEKPAEYAVPDALRDDRALDAVERTYATQFQHDPLNL from the coding sequence ATGGGTGGCGATAAGCAGATTTCCGGTTCACAGAGTCCCGTCGGAACGGCCGGTTCGGACGATGCTGGCGGCGTCGCTGCGGAACTCGACGAACTTCGAGCGGTGATGGACGCCTGTGCGAACGGAGATTTCACGAGGCGATTCGAAACGGAGAGCGACGACGAGGATATCGCCGCACTCGCGGCGTCGTTCAACGACGTGATGGACGAGGTAGAGCAACAGGTCGGGCAGGTGAACGGGTTGGCGGCCGTCCTCACGGACGCCAGTGAGGAGGTCGCCACCGGTGCGAGGGCGGTCCGAGACGCCAGCGACACCGCGAGCAGGCGGACCGAAGACATCGCCGTAAACACCTCCGAACAGAAGCAGCGCCTCGATACAATCGCCGTCGAGATGGAGTCGCTGTCGGCCAGCATCGAAGAGGTCTCCGCCTCCTCGGCCACCGTGGCCGAAACGGCCGCGGAGACGCTTCGGCGTGGCGAGGAGGGACACAGTGCAGCGAAAGACGCGCTCGAAGAAGTCGACGAAATACTCGAAACCACCGACTCGACGGCCGAGAAGATGTCTGAACTCGAACGGAAGGTCCTCCAGATCGGTGAAATCGTCGACCTCATTTCGGAGATCGCAGACCAGACCAACATGCTCGCGCTGAACGCCAAAATCGAGGCCGCACGGGCGGGCGAGGCCGGTGCGGGATTCGCCGTCGTCGCGAACAACGTCCAGGAACTCGCGAACGAGACGATTTCGGCGGCCGACCAGATTGCCGCGGTGGTCGAGGAGGTACAGGCCCAGACCGACGAGGCGGTGGGTGATATGACGCAGATGCAAGCGAACGTCGAGACCGGCGTCGAGACAATCGAGACGGCTCTCGAAGCCCTCACGGACATCACCGCCCACATCGAAGACACCAACCACGGTATCCAGGAGATAAACGAGGCCGCAGAACAGCAAGCCGAGGCCGCTCAGCGTATCTTCGCGAGCGTCGACGACGTGGCAGCGTTGAGCAAAGCGGTCAACGACCAGGGCGAAGACGTGGCCGATTCGGTCAGGAATCAGGCGGACGCCGCCGCGGAGATTACCGACAGTTCGCTCCGCCTGACGCAGTACGTCGACATGCTCGACTCGGCGGTCGACGGCTACGAAACGGACGAGGCTATCTCGGCCCGAGCGAAGGACAGCGCACTAGACGAAGCGAGGGTGCGACGGGCCAACTCGTCGAGTGGCGAGAGCGACCACAGCGAGGCCACGTCGATGGGGACGGTCGCCGACCTCGACAACTCCTACTGGCTCTCGTGGGCGAAGGGCTACCGAAACGCGGCGGACGCGTTGGGGTACAGGACCAACGTCGCGGCCAACGACGGGGACGTCGACACACAACGCCAGCAGTTCGAGGACGCAATCCAGAACGGTGTCGACGCCATCGTCGGCCAGACCTACACGAACGAATCGTCAGTCGAGTTCACCGAACGGTGCGTCGAAGCGGGCGTCCCGACAGTGCTCGCCGTCACTATCGCTGACTGGTATACGCCCCACGACGCCGGCGACGAGTACGTGCAGTATCTCGCTCCCCACTTCGTCAATCACGCGTACACCGCGGCGAAAGTCCTCTTCGAAGAGATGGGCGGCGAGGGGCGATTCGTCCACATCGAAGGGAATCCCGGGACGGCCGTCAACGCTGGCCGAAACAGCGGCGTCGAACGCGCGCTTCGCGAGTATCCCGGCATCGAACTGGTCGGCGAACGCCGGGCGGGGAACTTCGTCAAGCACGTGGCGACCGACGTGATGGGTGAACTGGTTCACAGACACGGAACCGAGATAGACGGCTTCTTCGCGCAGAACCTCTCAATCGCCGAGGGCGGCCTCTCGGTGCTCAAGGAAAACGGACTCGACGTGCCGATAGCCACTATCGACGCGAGCGAACAGGGGCTAGCCAGAGTCCTCAACGGCGAGATTACGGCCACCGTCTCCGGCATGGCCCCGTGGCAGGCGGCGTGGTCGCTCGCGAAAGTCCACGATTACCGCAACGGACACACTCTCGAACCGGCCGAGCGGATGATGACGTTCAACGCGCCGCTGTGCGTCAAAGACCCGGATAGATGGCGCGGCATCGTCGACAGGATTCCGGTCGTCGACGCGGAGACGTACAAGCGAGAGGTGTTCGATGCGGAGATGCCCTACGACTGGCGGAAGATGTCGGTCGTCGAGTCCGGTGAGGGGTGGGACCCGCAGATAGAGATGCAACCGATTCGCCAGTCCGACCTGACGGACCTTCTCGGGTGGGACCGCTCGGAGAAACCGGCGGAGTACGCAGTGCCGGACGCCCTGCGTGACGACCGGGCGCTCGACGCCGTCGAACGGACGTACGCGACGCAGTTCCAACACGACCCGCTGAACCTCTAG
- a CDS encoding aldehyde dehydrogenase family protein yields the protein MSTDDQSAVADQYGVLIDGTERDASSGETIAVYDPATGDRLTDVAAGTAGDVDEAVSVAHEGFETWRGYTPAKRCRILNDVARAIREEKERFARIETLENGKPLSEAIGQVERCARHFEYYGGLADKVEGESIPLDDGHVDYTIREPVGVTGHIVPWNVPIYLFARSVAPALAAGNAAVVKPAEETPIGALELTRLLHENGVPTAAVNVVPGEGVAAGAALSGHPDLGTITFTGSSATGREVGKAAIANLTEPHLELGGKSPLVVYDDADLDVAVAETVKGIFATNTGQVCSASSRVIVHEAVSEAYVEKLVAAVEDLSIGPGIDDHDVGPLASAAHLDRVAEYFDVGRSEVGDPVVGGNVLDRDGYYVEPTVFADVPQDARILQEEVFGPVLTVSTFADEAEAIQRSNDVDYGLVAGVVTTDMGRAHRFAREVDAGQIYVNEWFAGGNETPFGGFKDSGIGRENGTQAIHNYTQIKNVCLDISE from the coding sequence ATGTCGACAGACGACCAATCAGCGGTCGCCGACCAGTACGGCGTGTTAATCGACGGGACCGAACGGGACGCATCGTCGGGCGAAACCATCGCTGTCTACGACCCGGCGACGGGCGACCGACTCACCGACGTCGCGGCCGGGACGGCGGGCGACGTGGACGAGGCCGTCTCGGTGGCCCACGAGGGCTTCGAGACGTGGCGTGGCTACACACCGGCCAAGCGATGTCGCATTCTCAACGACGTGGCACGGGCCATCCGCGAGGAGAAAGAGCGCTTCGCCCGCATCGAGACGCTGGAGAACGGGAAGCCCCTCTCGGAAGCTATCGGGCAGGTAGAGCGGTGCGCCCGGCACTTCGAGTACTACGGCGGCCTCGCGGACAAAGTCGAGGGCGAGAGCATCCCGCTGGACGACGGGCACGTGGACTACACGATTCGAGAGCCAGTCGGCGTCACCGGCCACATCGTCCCGTGGAACGTCCCCATCTACCTGTTCGCCCGGAGCGTCGCACCCGCGCTCGCGGCCGGGAACGCCGCCGTCGTGAAACCGGCCGAGGAGACGCCGATAGGCGCGCTCGAACTCACCCGACTCCTCCACGAGAACGGCGTGCCGACGGCCGCCGTCAACGTCGTCCCGGGCGAGGGCGTCGCCGCCGGGGCGGCGCTCTCGGGGCATCCCGACCTCGGGACGATTACGTTCACGGGGTCGAGCGCGACGGGTCGAGAGGTCGGGAAGGCCGCGATAGCGAACCTCACCGAACCCCACCTCGAACTCGGCGGCAAGAGTCCGTTGGTGGTCTACGACGACGCGGACCTCGACGTTGCGGTCGCAGAGACGGTCAAGGGTATCTTCGCCACGAACACCGGGCAGGTCTGTTCGGCCTCCTCACGGGTCATCGTCCACGAAGCGGTCAGCGAGGCCTACGTCGAGAAACTCGTCGCGGCCGTCGAGGACCTCTCCATCGGCCCGGGTATCGACGACCACGACGTGGGACCGCTGGCCTCGGCAGCCCACTTAGACCGGGTCGCGGAGTACTTCGACGTCGGCCGGTCGGAGGTCGGGGACCCGGTCGTCGGCGGAAACGTGCTGGACCGTGACGGGTACTACGTCGAACCGACGGTGTTCGCGGACGTTCCGCAGGACGCGCGCATCCTCCAAGAGGAGGTCTTCGGACCGGTGCTGACCGTGAGCACGTTCGCCGACGAGGCAGAGGCCATCCAGCGGTCGAACGACGTGGACTACGGCCTCGTCGCGGGCGTCGTCACCACCGACATGGGCAGGGCCCACCGGTTCGCCCGGGAGGTCGACGCCGGACAGATATACGTCAACGAGTGGTTCGCTGGCGGCAACGAGACGCCCTTCGGCGGCTTCAAGGACAGCGGTATCGGTCGGGAGAACGGTACGCAGGCCATCCACAACTACACCCAGATAAAGAACGTCTGTCTCGACATCTCGGAGTGA
- a CDS encoding ABC transporter permease, with the protein MLFGLMVIFTFTTERFFTEANLLDNVAKNAVTLLLVALAGTFPILQQSIDLSVESVVLLTGVVTVVLIAEFGLGLLAIPLAIGVGMLAGLFNGLVFTKLKVPSFLVTLGTLSVLAGVGKIITGGSTITFRNDAIRAISTGDVLGIPNLVLWGLLIYGVTIVLAFRTKFGRYCFALGENERVVELAGAKVDRYKIYPFVLSGLLCGIAGVLLTLRISSASPNIGSGLLLPSIAAIVMGGTALTGGVGGPHRTILGVLVIAVLNNGMNLLGIDSFVQEIILGLVVVAAVALSIDRDKIDVVK; encoded by the coding sequence ATGCTCTTCGGGCTGATGGTTATCTTCACGTTCACCACGGAACGATTCTTCACCGAGGCGAACCTCCTCGATAACGTGGCGAAAAACGCCGTCACGTTGCTACTGGTCGCGCTGGCCGGGACCTTCCCCATCCTCCAGCAGAGCATCGACCTCTCGGTCGAGTCGGTCGTTCTCCTGACCGGTGTCGTGACCGTCGTCCTAATCGCGGAGTTCGGCCTCGGCCTGCTGGCTATCCCGCTGGCGATCGGTGTGGGAATGCTGGCCGGACTGTTCAACGGGCTGGTCTTCACGAAACTGAAGGTCCCCTCGTTCCTGGTCACGCTCGGGACGCTCTCGGTGCTGGCCGGTGTCGGGAAGATAATCACCGGCGGGTCCACCATCACCTTCCGGAACGACGCGATTCGCGCCATCTCGACCGGCGACGTACTGGGTATTCCCAACCTCGTGCTCTGGGGCCTGCTCATCTACGGCGTCACTATCGTGCTGGCGTTCCGGACCAAGTTCGGCCGGTACTGTTTCGCGCTCGGCGAGAACGAGCGCGTCGTCGAACTCGCTGGCGCGAAGGTCGACCGATACAAGATATACCCGTTCGTGCTGTCTGGACTGCTCTGTGGAATCGCTGGCGTGCTACTGACGCTACGGATCTCTTCGGCATCGCCGAACATCGGGAGCGGCCTCTTGCTCCCCAGCATCGCCGCTATCGTCATGGGCGGGACAGCGCTGACCGGCGGCGTCGGCGGCCCACACCGGACGATACTGGGCGTCCTCGTCATCGCGGTTCTGAACAACGGCATGAACCTGCTCGGTATCGACTCGTTCGTCCAGGAGATAATCCTCGGCCTCGTCGTCGTGGCTGCCGTCGCACTCTCCATCGACCGCGACAAGATAGACGTCGTGAAGTAA